Genomic segment of Chitinispirillum alkaliphilum:
TTTGCGAATTATAAGTGGTCTGAATATACCTTAATACTACTGGGCGGCGGTGAGGAAGTTGAAAGAATGTCATTTAACAGTGCCACTAGTGAGAATGTAATGAAGGACAAGGATGTTTACATGTGGGGAAAGCAGAGACTGTCTCAAAAGCAAACAACAAGAATACTTTGGGCGGCTGCCGAGGACAGTTCGGCCAAGCTCACTGTAAACTTACCGATTCCCTTACAGGCTCTCCCGCCAACGGCGGGATCGGTGCGACGTTTATAGGGCTGCGCGAAGACGCTCCGCCCTTTGAGGGTACTGGACGCTTAAGAAAGCGCCACCTTACAGGCAATCTGCCGCATTTTACCCAAGCGGTGTTATCATGCACGACGGCATGTTTTAATGTTTCTTTTCATCAGAGCTGTTTCGGATTAAAACAAATGCCACTGAGCAAGAGCGCCAGGGCGGACTGCAGGTGGACAATTCCTATTGTCCAGTCCCCTCCCAAAAGCGGAGTCCGCGGAGCGCTATAAACGAGGGACCGAGGAGGAACGACGAGCCGAAAGGAGGACCGGTGCCGTCTTCGGCAGGCGCCAAAAAACCTTATATTCTTTATCAAGGAACTGGCAGGTTCACTGCCCGGTAATAAGCATAAATTAGTGGTCACCTGGATCGAATTACATAGAGAAGAACTGTTGGCAGATTGGCAGTTGGCTATTAAGGGGAAAAAACTGTTTTCTATCAAAGGACTCGAATAATGGCACTTGAAGAAGTTAAACCTTTGCAGGATTTCACGTTGTGGGTCAGAACATCCGGTGGCTGCAGCGGCTATTTCGATGTAAAACCCTACCTCGACGCGGATGCATTTCTTCCGCTGAAGCAATGGTCAGAATTCGTACAGTTTTCAAACCGGGGGTATTTTATCGAATGGCCCTGCGGTGCGGACCTCTCTGCAGACACGATCGAATCCAAAATGGCTGTCACTTCACAACAGGAGAAAAAGGGACTGAGTGTCAGGGAGGATGAGGAGTAGCTTGAATGGAAGGAAAGGATAAGTAGTTTACATGTGGGGAAAGCAGAGGCTGTCTCAAAAATAAAAGAACTGGAATAATTTGGGCGGCTGCCGCGGACAGTTCGGCCAAGCTCACTGTAAACTTACCGATTCCCTTGCAGGCTCTCCCGCCAACGGCGGGATCGGTGCGACGTTTATAGGGCTGCGCGAAGACGCTCCGCCCTTTGAGGGTACTGGACGCTTAAGAAAGCGCTACCTTCCAGGCAATCTGCCGCATTTTACCCCAAGCGGTATTTTCATGCACAGCGGAATGCTTTAATGTTTATTTTTCATCAGAGCTGTCTCGGATTAATACAAATGCCACTGAGCAAGAGCGCCAGGGCGGACTGGAGGTGGACAATTCCTATTGTCCAGTCCCCTCCAAAAAGCGGAGTCCTCGGAGCGCTATAAACGAGGGACCGAGGAGGAACGAGGAGCCGAAAGGAGGACCGGTGCCGTCTTCGGCAGGCGCCCAGAATTCAATGTCTTTTATCATTTTACTTAATCTTGGTACCAGTTACAGTAACTTTCTGCAAACCGAAGGCCTGCCCTGCAATTTAGCTCTGAATAGGCCTTTATAATCAGACACACATTGTGTTTCAGGATTTATTTTGAACCTATGGATGCAAAGGATAACCCCCTCAGCACTCCTCACGACACACTTTTCCGGGAAACATTTTCCAGGATCGAAACAGTTCGCTCATTTGTGGCTAATTATGTTCCAAAGAAGATAAGTTCCCAGCTCAACCTCCAAACACTTGCGATTCAAAAAGATTCCTTTATCGATAAGGAACTCAGCGAACACTTTTCAGATATCCTCTACAGTGTCAAATTGCGCGGCAAACCGGCATTTTTATATCTGCTCTTTGAACATAAAAGTTATATTGACCCATGGACCGGTTTTCAGCTCCTCAGAAACATGGTGAAAATCTGGGAGCAGTACAGAAAGCAGCATAAAAGAACGAAAAAACTGCCCCTAATAGTACCGATACTGATCTACCAGGGAGCACAGCAGTGGAAAGCAGAAACTTCAATCACCCATCTTTTCGAAAATGTCGAAAATACACGGGATTATATCCCCGAATTCAAGACAGAGGTATATGATATTTCACATATCCCCGATGAACAAATCAGGGGTGAGATACTTCTGAGAGTAAATTTTCTCATACAGAAGTACTCCAGAACCCCACAGCTTTGGGATAAACTTCATGAGATACTGCACTTATTGCTTGAATTT
This window contains:
- a CDS encoding Transposase, with the protein product MDAKDNPLSTPHDTLFRETFSRIETVRSFVANYVPKKISSQLNLQTLAIQKDSFIDKELSEHFSDILYSVKLRGKPAFLYLLFEHKSYIDPWTGFQLLRNMVKIWEQYRKQHKRTKKLPLIVPILIYQGAQQWKAETSITHLFENVENTRDYIPEFKTEVYDISHIPDEQIRGEILLRVNFLIQKYSRTPQLWDKLHEILHLLLEFKDKKTKLEYFEILYRYLSTVTDAKNAEQLNQEFIESAQTGGFTMPTIAEKWYQDGKTEGKIEAAQKMIELGMSDEQIEKITALGMEKIRELRGEDKSR